In the genome of Methanococcoides burtonii DSM 6242, the window GCGTAATAGTTGGAAGGGCTTTACCAGATGCACGTGATGGTCTCAAACCGGTACACAGGCGTATACTCTATGCCATGAAAGAAGCCGGCATGACATATGATAAAGCATACAAGAAGTCTGCCCGTGTGGTGGGAGACGTTCTTGGTAAATATCACCCACATGGCGATACTGCAGTTTATGATTCTCTTGTGAGAATGGTGCAGGAATTTTCCCTAAGATATCCCTTGATCGATGGTCAGGGTAACTTCGGTTCAATTGACGGTGATTCCGCAGCAGCTATGCGATATACCGAGTCCCGAATGGACCGTATCTCCAACGAGATGCTCGCAGATATTGATAAGGAGACAGTTCTATACAGGCCCAACTACGATGGTTCTCTAAAGGAGCCGACCGTACTTCCTGCAAGACTACCAAATCTTCTTATCAATGGTTCTACAGGAATTGCAGTGGGAATGGCCACCAATATGGCACCACACAATCTTGGGGAGGTCATTGATGCCACTTTAATGCTTATTGAGGATCCTGAGACCCCCATTTCCAGTCTAATGGAAATAGTCAAAGGTCCTGATTTTCCAACAGGCGGAGTTATCCTTGGTCATCAGGGTATAAAGTCCGCATATGAGACTGGAAGAGGGCCTATCAAGATACGGGCGGTTACCTCTATAGAAGAAATGAAGAACGACAAGAAGCGTATCGTTGTTTCGGAACTGCCATACCAGGTCAATAAATCAAGATTAATCGAAAACATTGCTGCTCTTGTAAGGGAAAAGAAGATAGTCGGCATTTCAGACCTTCGTGATGAATCTGACCGTGATGGTATCCGCGTTTCTATTGAACTTACAAGGAACACAAATCCTGAAGTTATACTGAACCAGCTTTACAAGCATACCCAGATGCAGACGACTTTTGGTATCATCAACCTTGCACTTGTCGATAATATTCCAAGGGAATTGACCCTTAAGGAACTGCTTCAGATATACCTTGAGCATAGGATCGATGTCATACTCAAACGTTCCATGTTCGATATGAGAAAGGCTGATGAGAAAGCCCATATCCTTAAGGGATTAATGATCGCTCTTGACCATATCGATGAGGTCATAGCTCTGATTCGCGGTTCAAATGCTGTGGATGAGGCCAAGGAAGGGCTAATGACCAGGTTCGGGCTTGATGAAGTTCAAGCAAAGGCCATCCTGGATATGCGTTTGCAGAAGTTGACAGGACTGGAAAGGCAGAAGATAGAGGATGAGCATGGAGAGCTTGTCAAGCTTATCGAGGACCTGAAAGACATCATTGAAAGTGATGAAAGGAAATATAGCATCATAAAGGAAGAGTTACATGCCATCCGCGAAAGGTTTGCAGATAAGCGAAGGACAGAGATCACAGGTTCACATGTCGAATTTGAGGATGAGGATCTGATCCCTGTAG includes:
- the gyrA gene encoding DNA gyrase subunit A — encoded protein: MADNMNNEPGDVQPNDEPLDIKPTDTSERIVPILIQDEMKNSYIDYAMSVIVGRALPDARDGLKPVHRRILYAMKEAGMTYDKAYKKSARVVGDVLGKYHPHGDTAVYDSLVRMVQEFSLRYPLIDGQGNFGSIDGDSAAAMRYTESRMDRISNEMLADIDKETVLYRPNYDGSLKEPTVLPARLPNLLINGSTGIAVGMATNMAPHNLGEVIDATLMLIEDPETPISSLMEIVKGPDFPTGGVILGHQGIKSAYETGRGPIKIRAVTSIEEMKNDKKRIVVSELPYQVNKSRLIENIAALVREKKIVGISDLRDESDRDGIRVSIELTRNTNPEVILNQLYKHTQMQTTFGIINLALVDNIPRELTLKELLQIYLEHRIDVILKRSMFDMRKADEKAHILKGLMIALDHIDEVIALIRGSNAVDEAKEGLMTRFGLDEVQAKAILDMRLQKLTGLERQKIEDEHGELVKLIEDLKDIIESDERKYSIIKEELHAIRERFADKRRTEITGSHVEFEDEDLIPVEEVIVTITNSGYIKRMPVDTYSQQHRGGKGVIGMETKEQDVVEDIFISSTHDYLMFFTNRGKVHWKKVYGLPEGSRQSKGKAVVNLLDLAENESVTATITVKEFEEDKFLFMATRMGTVKKTPLSDFSNVRKAGIIALKLDEGDELVNVALTDGSKEIMMVSRHGKAIRFCERDVRPMGRTARGVRGMRLTGDDIVVSLDIVDLSTKLLTITENGYGKRTTFDEYRGMKRGGQGVITIVTSLRNGPVINVKAVKEEDEVMVTSSEGIFIRIPVKDIRAQGRNTQGVKIMNVRPGDKVVGVARIKNEE